One segment of Streptomyces bathyalis DNA contains the following:
- a CDS encoding helicase-related protein, whose protein sequence is MSALDESLKRHLGGSTAKVLAEHLGLNTVGDLLHHYPRRYEERGQLTRLSDLPLDEHVTVVAQVAKSKVHSFNRGRGQRLEIVLTDGSGQLQLVFFGRGIYQPQKDLQPGTRAMFAGKVGVFNGRLQLAHPQYEKLGAGSGDEDVDAFANRLMPIYPAVAQMASWKIAKSVGTVLASMQATGWDGLVDPLPSAIREDRRLIPLPDAFEKVHRPRTKADVAAARDRLKWDEAFILQVALARRRVAEAQLPAVARVPVEGGLLDAFDAKLPFTLTEGQQHVSREVFDDLATEHPMHRLLQGEVGSGKAQPLDALVLTPGGFREMREIGVGDEVITPSGEPAPVDGVFPQGERDVWRLTLSDGSSVECDDEHLWLVATAGAWSRGERPQALTTREIRNDLTSPAGSPKWYLPHAVPVDLGAPAQGTADPYATGAELGRPGGAGPVPRGCMEDSLKNRLALLQGILDAGADGWDSGPAPDGDHDAVVLRSRSRALVEDVAWLVRSLGGHARITPEGRPDGADGDAAESAVTLLLPPEHSPFRSEALEPREADGSARGSAPESLRRYVRAAEPVGRKQVQCISVRHPDSAYVTDNFTVTHNTMVATRAMLTVVDSGGQAALLAPTEVLAQQHHRSVTGMMGELAEGGMLGGADSATKVVLLTGSMGAAARRQALLDLATGEAGIVIGTHALIEDKVRFHDLGLVVVDEQHRFGVEQRDALRSKGVHPPHLLVMTATPIPRTVAMTVFGDLETSVLDQLPAGRSPIASHVVPARDKPHFLARTWERVREETEAGHQTYVVCPRIGDEEEQAEAGKPGGRSGKKKAVRAAEEAEEVGQAGGTDADGGEESRRPPLAVLDTVAQLREGPLAGLRVEALHGRMQPDVKDEVMRRFAQGDIDVLVATTVIEVGVDVPNATVMVIMDADRFGVSQLHQLRGRVGRGSAAGLCLLVTEAPETGPARTRLDAVASTQDGFELSRVDLEQRREGDVLGQAQSGVRSSLRMLAVIEDEEIIEAARQAATAVVAEDPELERLPELRTALAALLDEEREDYLDKG, encoded by the coding sequence GTGTCCGCGCTCGACGAATCCCTGAAGAGGCACCTGGGCGGCAGCACCGCCAAGGTCCTGGCCGAACACCTCGGCCTGAACACGGTCGGTGACCTCCTCCACCACTATCCCCGGCGGTACGAGGAGCGCGGCCAGCTGACGCGGCTGTCGGATCTGCCTCTGGACGAGCACGTCACCGTCGTGGCGCAGGTCGCCAAGTCCAAGGTGCACTCCTTCAACCGCGGCAGGGGGCAGCGGCTCGAGATCGTTCTCACCGACGGCAGCGGCCAGTTGCAGCTGGTCTTCTTCGGCCGCGGCATCTACCAGCCGCAGAAGGACCTGCAGCCGGGCACGCGGGCGATGTTCGCCGGCAAGGTCGGGGTCTTCAACGGCCGTCTCCAGCTGGCGCATCCGCAGTACGAGAAGCTCGGGGCCGGAAGCGGCGACGAGGACGTCGACGCGTTCGCCAACAGGCTGATGCCGATCTATCCGGCCGTCGCGCAGATGGCGTCCTGGAAGATCGCCAAGTCCGTCGGCACGGTGCTCGCCTCCATGCAGGCCACGGGCTGGGACGGCCTCGTCGACCCGCTGCCGTCCGCCATCCGCGAGGACCGGCGGCTGATCCCGCTGCCCGACGCGTTCGAGAAGGTGCATCGGCCGCGCACGAAGGCGGATGTCGCGGCGGCCCGCGACAGGCTGAAGTGGGACGAGGCGTTCATCCTCCAGGTCGCCCTCGCGCGGCGCAGGGTCGCCGAGGCCCAACTGCCCGCCGTGGCGCGCGTTCCCGTCGAGGGGGGTCTGCTGGACGCCTTCGACGCCAAGCTGCCCTTCACCCTCACCGAGGGGCAGCAGCACGTCAGCCGTGAGGTCTTCGACGACCTCGCAACCGAGCACCCCATGCACCGCCTCCTCCAGGGCGAGGTCGGCTCGGGCAAGGCGCAGCCGCTGGACGCGCTCGTCCTCACGCCCGGCGGGTTCCGCGAGATGCGGGAGATCGGGGTCGGCGACGAGGTGATCACGCCCTCGGGCGAGCCGGCGCCGGTGGACGGCGTCTTTCCCCAAGGGGAGCGTGACGTATGGCGGTTGACGCTCTCCGACGGAAGCAGCGTGGAGTGCGACGACGAGCATCTGTGGCTCGTCGCCACCGCCGGGGCGTGGTCGCGGGGCGAGCGTCCTCAGGCGCTGACCACGCGTGAGATCCGGAACGACCTGACGTCGCCCGCGGGTTCGCCGAAGTGGTATCTGCCGCACGCGGTGCCGGTGGATCTGGGCGCCCCCGCCCAGGGCACGGCGGACCCGTACGCGACGGGTGCGGAGCTGGGGCGTCCCGGCGGCGCGGGCCCCGTGCCGCGCGGGTGCATGGAGGACTCGCTCAAGAACAGGCTCGCGTTGCTCCAGGGGATCCTCGACGCGGGGGCAGACGGCTGGGACAGCGGGCCCGCGCCGGACGGGGACCACGACGCCGTCGTGCTCCGCTCCCGCTCCCGGGCGCTCGTCGAGGACGTCGCGTGGCTGGTGCGGTCGCTCGGCGGACACGCACGCATCACCCCTGAGGGGCGGCCGGACGGCGCCGACGGCGATGCCGCGGAGTCGGCCGTCACACTGCTGCTGCCGCCCGAGCACAGCCCGTTCCGCTCGGAGGCCCTGGAGCCCCGCGAGGCCGACGGCAGCGCGCGGGGGAGCGCACCCGAATCGCTGCGCCGCTACGTACGCGCGGCCGAGCCCGTCGGCCGCAAGCAGGTCCAGTGCATCAGCGTGCGCCACCCCGACAGTGCCTACGTCACCGACAATTTCACGGTCACGCACAACACGATGGTGGCCACCAGGGCGATGCTGACCGTCGTCGACAGCGGCGGCCAGGCCGCGCTGCTGGCCCCCACCGAGGTCCTCGCGCAGCAGCACCACCGCTCGGTGACCGGGATGATGGGCGAACTCGCCGAGGGCGGCATGCTCGGCGGCGCGGACAGCGCCACGAAGGTCGTGCTGCTCACCGGTTCCATGGGCGCGGCCGCCCGCCGCCAGGCCCTGCTCGATCTGGCGACCGGCGAGGCCGGAATCGTCATCGGCACGCACGCGCTGATCGAGGACAAGGTCCGCTTCCACGACCTGGGCCTCGTCGTCGTCGACGAGCAGCACCGTTTCGGCGTGGAGCAGCGGGACGCCTTGCGTTCCAAGGGAGTTCATCCTCCGCACCTGCTGGTGATGACGGCGACACCCATCCCGCGCACCGTCGCCATGACCGTCTTCGGCGATCTGGAGACCTCCGTGCTGGACCAGCTCCCGGCCGGACGCTCACCCATCGCCAGCCATGTCGTGCCCGCCAGGGACAAGCCCCATTTCCTGGCCCGCACGTGGGAGCGCGTGCGGGAGGAGACGGAGGCCGGACACCAGACGTACGTGGTCTGCCCGCGCATCGGCGACGAGGAGGAGCAGGCGGAGGCCGGGAAGCCGGGCGGCAGATCCGGGAAGAAGAAGGCCGTGAGGGCCGCCGAGGAGGCGGAGGAGGTCGGACAGGCGGGCGGGACGGACGCCGACGGCGGGGAGGAGAGCAGGCGTCCGCCGCTGGCCGTGCTGGACACCGTGGCGCAGCTGCGCGAGGGGCCCCTGGCCGGGCTCCGCGTCGAGGCCCTGCACGGACGGATGCAGCCCGACGTCAAGGACGAGGTCATGCGCCGCTTCGCCCAGGGCGACATCGACGTCCTCGTTGCGACGACCGTCATCGAGGTCGGCGTGGACGTACCGAACGCGACCGTCATGGTGATCATGGACGCGGATCGCTTCGGCGTCTCCCAGCTCCACCAGCTGCGCGGACGCGTCGGCCGTGGTTCCGCAGCCGGACTGTGCCTGCTGGTCACGGAGGCGCCGGAGACGGGCCCCGCCCGCACACGTCTGGACGCCGTCGCCTCGACGCAGGACGGCTTCGAGCTCTCCCGCGTCGACCTGGAACAACGCCGCGAGGGCGATGTGCTCGGGCAGGCGCAGTCGGGCGTGCGCTCCTCGCTGCGGATGCTCGCCGTGATCGAGGACGAGGAGATCATCGAGGCGGCGCGGCAGGCCGCGACCGCCGTCGTCGCGGAGGATCCGGAGCTGGAGCGGTTGCCGGAGCTGCGTACGGCGCTGGCGGCCCTGCTGGACGAGGAGCGCGAGGACTACCTCGACAAGGGATGA
- the rnc gene encoding ribonuclease III, protein MSDAPTHGSADRRGGSHRAAAADLVDEASSHAILEGRLEYQLEPALLVRALTHRSYAYENGGLPTNERLEFLGDSVLGLVVTDTLYRLHPDLPEGQLAKLRAAVVNSRALAKVARGLDLGAFIRLGRGEEGTGGRDKASILADTLEAVIGAVYLDKGLDAAGELIHRLFDPLIEQSSNLGAGLDWKTSLQELTAAEGLGVPEYLVTETGPDHEKIFTAAARVGGVAYGTGTGRSKKEAEQQAAETAWRAIREATGGDGSSSSGSKAPSQGV, encoded by the coding sequence ATGTCAGACGCTCCGACCCATGGAAGCGCTGACCGCCGCGGCGGAAGCCACCGGGCGGCAGCGGCGGATCTGGTGGATGAGGCCTCGTCCCACGCGATTCTGGAAGGGCGGCTCGAGTACCAGCTCGAGCCCGCCCTTCTGGTGCGTGCGCTGACCCACCGCTCGTACGCCTACGAGAACGGCGGGCTGCCGACCAACGAACGCCTCGAATTCCTCGGCGACTCCGTCCTCGGCCTGGTCGTCACCGACACTCTCTACCGGCTGCACCCCGACCTCCCGGAGGGGCAGCTCGCGAAGCTGCGCGCCGCCGTGGTCAACTCCCGCGCCCTGGCCAAGGTGGCCCGGGGGCTGGACCTGGGGGCCTTCATCCGGCTCGGCCGGGGCGAGGAGGGCACAGGCGGCCGCGACAAGGCCTCGATCCTGGCCGACACCCTGGAGGCCGTGATAGGTGCGGTCTACCTGGACAAGGGCCTGGACGCGGCGGGCGAACTGATCCACCGGCTCTTCGACCCGCTGATCGAGCAGTCCTCGAACCTCGGCGCCGGTCTGGACTGGAAGACCAGCCTCCAGGAGCTCACCGCGGCCGAGGGCCTGGGCGTCCCGGAATACCTGGTCACGGAGACCGGCCCCGACCACGAGAAGATCTTCACGGCTGCCGCCCGCGTCGGTGGTGTCGCGTACGGCACCGGCACCGGCCGCAGCAAGAAGGAAGCGGAACAGCAGGCGGCGGAGACGGCCTGGCGGGCGATCCGCGAGGCCACGGGCGGCGACGGCTCGTCGTCCTCCGGCTCCAAGGCCCCGTCTCAGGGCGTCTGA
- the rsmD gene encoding 16S rRNA (guanine(966)-N(2))-methyltransferase RsmD produces MTRVIAGAVGGRRLTVPPGQGTRPTSDRAREGMFSSWEAQLGGSGAAAWHGRRMLDLYGGSGAVGLEALSRGAAHVLLVESDARAARTIRQNVRALGLPGAEVRHAKAAAALAGGPPDDPYDVVFLDPPYAVTDESVREILLTLRAGLWLADEALVTVERSTRGGQFRWPEGFEGLRSRRYGEGTLWYGRAAASGDTPTP; encoded by the coding sequence ATGACCCGCGTGATCGCAGGAGCCGTCGGCGGCCGCCGGCTGACCGTGCCGCCGGGCCAGGGCACCCGCCCCACGTCCGACCGTGCGCGCGAGGGCATGTTCTCCAGCTGGGAGGCCCAGTTGGGCGGCTCGGGTGCCGCTGCCTGGCACGGCAGACGCATGCTCGACCTGTACGGCGGTTCCGGCGCGGTCGGCCTGGAGGCGCTCTCACGCGGCGCCGCTCACGTGCTGCTCGTCGAATCGGACGCCCGCGCGGCCCGCACCATCCGGCAGAACGTACGCGCGCTGGGTCTGCCCGGCGCCGAGGTGCGCCACGCGAAGGCCGCAGCGGCACTCGCCGGAGGGCCTCCCGACGACCCGTACGACGTGGTCTTCCTCGACCCCCCGTACGCCGTCACCGACGAGAGCGTGCGCGAGATTCTGCTCACACTCCGCGCCGGGCTCTGGCTGGCCGACGAGGCGCTCGTCACCGTGGAGCGCAGTACGCGTGGCGGCCAATTCCGCTGGCCCGAGGGCTTCGAGGGCCTCAGGTCCAGGCGTTACGGCGAAGGAACGCTCTGGTACGGTCGCGCCGCCGCAAGCGGAGACACCCCCACACCATGA
- the coaD gene encoding pantetheine-phosphate adenylyltransferase: MRRAVCPGSFDPITNGHLDIIGRASKLYDQVYVAVMINKSKQGLFSVDERIDLIHEVTAAFGNVRVEAFHGLLVDFCKDRDIPAIVKGLRAVSDFDYELQMAQMNNGLSGVETLFVPTNPTYSFLSSSLVKEVATWGGDVSNLVPEPVQRALAERLAKP; encoded by the coding sequence GTGCGTCGCGCAGTCTGTCCGGGATCCTTCGACCCCATCACCAACGGACACCTCGACATCATCGGCCGCGCCTCCAAGCTCTACGACCAGGTCTACGTGGCCGTGATGATCAACAAGTCCAAGCAGGGCCTGTTCTCCGTCGACGAGCGCATCGACCTCATCCACGAGGTGACCGCCGCCTTCGGCAATGTGCGGGTGGAGGCCTTCCACGGACTGCTCGTCGACTTCTGCAAGGACCGCGACATCCCCGCCATCGTCAAGGGGCTCCGCGCGGTTTCGGACTTCGACTACGAGCTGCAGATGGCCCAGATGAACAACGGGCTCTCCGGCGTCGAGACACTCTTCGTGCCGACCAACCCCACGTACAGCTTCCTCTCCTCCAGCCTGGTCAAGGAGGTCGCCACCTGGGGCGGCGACGTCTCCAACCTGGTGCCCGAGCCGGTCCAGCGCGCGCTGGCGGAACGTCTCGCCAAGCCCTGA
- a CDS encoding cell division initiation protein, whose translation MDVQQKLDEIVTAVDSARAMPMSASCVVNRAELLAMLEEVRQALPGSLAQAEQLLGGREQMVAEAQAEAQRIIESGHAERGSLVSGTEVVRQAQAEAEQVLAQARQEAAEIRAEADDYVDSKLANFEVVLSKTIGSVERGREKLLGSGPGSEEWNEEYAEDAPERTTDPQELRDRADNYVDARLGSVSAVLSKTLEAVGRGRNKLLGHRPADELGAHMAAQDAAGQGVHTSDADYMADLAALGENQPSAAPTAPPQVPTAPLPPGYEPVAAADPYAAQQGAYYGGQDAYGYQQQQYAYYGQQPDPYYAQQPPLQQHQNQPYPGHPQAPQDMHGGQPQLDETSFFDTSMIDLDQVREYEARHGHGPGYGQGG comes from the coding sequence GTGGACGTTCAGCAGAAACTCGACGAGATCGTGACGGCGGTGGACAGCGCTCGCGCGATGCCCATGTCGGCCTCCTGCGTGGTGAACCGGGCCGAACTGCTCGCCATGCTCGAAGAAGTGCGCCAGGCACTGCCCGGCTCGCTCGCGCAGGCCGAGCAACTGCTCGGCGGCCGCGAGCAGATGGTCGCCGAGGCCCAGGCCGAGGCCCAGCGGATCATCGAATCCGGGCACGCCGAGCGCGGCTCACTGGTCTCCGGCACCGAGGTGGTCCGCCAGGCCCAGGCCGAGGCGGAGCAGGTCCTCGCCCAGGCCCGGCAGGAGGCCGCGGAGATCCGTGCCGAGGCGGACGACTACGTCGACAGCAAACTCGCCAACTTCGAGGTCGTGCTGAGCAAGACCATCGGCTCCGTCGAACGCGGCCGCGAGAAGCTGCTCGGCAGCGGGCCGGGTTCCGAGGAGTGGAACGAGGAGTACGCCGAGGACGCCCCGGAACGCACCACCGACCCGCAGGAGTTGAGGGACCGGGCGGACAACTACGTGGACGCCAGGCTCGGTTCGGTCTCGGCGGTCCTTTCCAAGACGCTGGAGGCGGTCGGCAGGGGCCGCAACAAGCTGCTGGGGCACCGTCCGGCCGACGAACTCGGTGCCCACATGGCCGCGCAGGACGCCGCCGGGCAGGGCGTGCACACCAGCGACGCCGACTACATGGCCGACCTGGCCGCGCTCGGCGAGAACCAGCCCTCGGCCGCACCCACCGCCCCGCCGCAGGTCCCCACCGCCCCTCTGCCACCCGGCTACGAGCCCGTCGCCGCCGCCGATCCGTACGCGGCGCAGCAGGGGGCGTACTACGGGGGTCAGGACGCATACGGCTACCAGCAGCAGCAATACGCCTACTACGGGCAGCAGCCGGATCCGTACTACGCGCAGCAGCCTCCGCTCCAGCAGCACCAGAACCAGCCCTATCCCGGCCACCCGCAGGCCCCCCAGGACATGCACGGCGGGCAGCCCCAGCTCGACGAGACCAGCTTCTTCGACACGAGCATGATCGACCTGGACCAGGTGCGCGAGTACGAGGCCCGTCACGGCCACGGCCCGGGCTACGGGCAGGGTGGCTGA
- the mutM gene encoding bifunctional DNA-formamidopyrimidine glycosylase/DNA-(apurinic or apyrimidinic site) lyase: MPELPEVEVVRRGLERWASGRTITGAEVLHPRAVRRHVAGAEDFAARLRGHRFGPARRRGKYLWLPLDPGVCVLAHLGMSGQLLIQPADAPDEKHLRIRITFEDPEAGELRFVDQRTFGGLSLHPESVVPDSGALPDVIAHIARDPLDPLFDEQAFHAALRRRRTTIKRALLDQSLISGVGNIYADEALWRARLHYERPTASLTRPRTSELLGHVRDVMNAALAAGGTSFDSLYVNVNGESGYFERSLDAYGREDEPCRRCGSSMRRRPWMNRSSYYCPRCQPPPRPRRTVSVPPPGRILPR; the protein is encoded by the coding sequence GTGCCCGAGCTGCCCGAGGTCGAAGTGGTGCGCCGCGGTCTGGAGCGCTGGGCGAGCGGCCGGACGATCACGGGCGCCGAGGTGCTCCATCCCCGCGCCGTACGGCGGCACGTGGCCGGCGCCGAGGACTTCGCGGCCAGGCTGCGCGGCCACCGCTTCGGGCCCGCGCGGCGCCGCGGCAAGTATCTGTGGCTGCCTCTCGACCCGGGTGTCTGCGTGCTGGCCCACCTCGGCATGAGCGGGCAGCTCCTCATCCAGCCCGCCGACGCACCGGACGAGAAGCACCTGCGCATCCGCATCACCTTCGAGGACCCGGAGGCGGGCGAGCTGCGCTTCGTCGACCAGCGGACCTTCGGCGGCCTGTCCCTGCACCCCGAGTCCGTCGTCCCCGACTCCGGCGCGCTGCCCGACGTGATCGCGCACATCGCCCGTGACCCGCTCGACCCGCTCTTCGACGAGCAGGCCTTCCACGCGGCGCTGCGCCGCCGCCGTACGACGATCAAGCGGGCCCTTCTCGACCAGTCGCTGATCAGCGGGGTGGGCAACATCTACGCCGACGAGGCGCTGTGGCGGGCCAGGCTCCACTACGAACGGCCCACCGCGTCGCTGACACGCCCCCGCACCTCGGAGCTCCTGGGTCACGTCCGCGACGTCATGAACGCCGCGCTCGCCGCCGGCGGCACGAGCTTCGACAGCCTCTACGTCAACGTCAACGGGGAGTCCGGCTACTTCGAGCGCTCATTGGACGCCTACGGGCGCGAGGACGAGCCCTGCCGGCGCTGCGGTTCATCCATGCGCCGCCGCCCCTGGATGAACCGCTCCAGCTACTACTGCCCGAGATGCCAGCCACCGCCGCGCCCGCGACGCACGGTGTCCGTGCCGCCGCCGGGCCGGATCCTGCCCCGGTAG
- a CDS encoding YceD family protein → MKQLSRTVKSPGGLGVEVIGVPDDAAIELDLRLESVMEGVLVTGTARAPLKGECVRCLEPLEQECEADFQELFSYPDADDRSRPSADAGDDAEEEETFSIEGDYFDLEPVLRDAVVLSLPLQPVCREDCPGLCATCGARLADDPEHDHEDAVDIRWAALQELAGTMKDGEKDAPRHAGDDSQEK, encoded by the coding sequence ATGAAGCAGCTGTCCCGCACGGTGAAGTCTCCCGGCGGCCTCGGAGTAGAGGTCATCGGGGTGCCGGACGACGCGGCGATCGAGCTCGATCTCCGTCTGGAGTCGGTCATGGAGGGGGTGCTCGTCACGGGCACCGCCCGTGCACCGCTCAAGGGGGAGTGCGTAAGGTGTCTGGAGCCGCTTGAGCAGGAATGCGAAGCGGATTTCCAGGAGTTGTTCTCCTACCCCGACGCCGACGACCGGAGCCGCCCCAGCGCGGACGCCGGCGACGACGCCGAGGAGGAGGAGACCTTCTCCATCGAGGGCGACTATTTCGACCTCGAGCCCGTGCTGCGGGACGCGGTGGTGCTGTCACTGCCGTTGCAGCCGGTGTGCAGGGAAGACTGCCCCGGGCTGTGCGCCACGTGCGGCGCACGTCTGGCGGACGACCCGGAGCACGATCACGAAGACGCCGTCGACATCCGTTGGGCGGCATTGCAGGAACTCGCCGGAACCATGAAGGACGGCGAGAAGGACGCGCCCCGCCATGCCGGGGATGACTCACAGGAGAAGTAG
- the rpmF gene encoding 50S ribosomal protein L32, translating into MAVPKRKMSRSNTRHRRSQWKAAVPTLVKCERCQEPKQQHIACPNCGTYNKRQVLEV; encoded by the coding sequence GTGGCTGTTCCGAAGCGGAAGATGTCGCGCAGCAACACGCGCCACCGCCGGTCGCAGTGGAAGGCTGCGGTCCCCACCCTGGTGAAGTGCGAGCGCTGCCAGGAGCCCAAGCAGCAGCACATCGCGTGCCCGAACTGCGGCACCTACAACAAGCGACAGGTCCTCGAGGTCTGA
- a CDS encoding acylphosphatase — protein sequence MTSGNTKPDDNYDPSVAKVRMTAWVRGRVQGVGFRWFTRAAALRIGGLEGFVANLGDGRVQAVAEGGRPECEQLLEWLRSGDTPGQVDGVTEIWDRPRGGYSGFAIR from the coding sequence ATGACTTCGGGTAATACGAAGCCGGATGACAACTATGACCCGTCAGTAGCCAAGGTCCGCATGACGGCTTGGGTGCGCGGCCGGGTCCAGGGGGTCGGCTTCCGGTGGTTCACGCGTGCGGCCGCTCTGCGCATCGGAGGGCTGGAGGGCTTCGTGGCCAACCTCGGCGACGGGCGGGTCCAGGCCGTCGCCGAAGGAGGGCGGCCCGAGTGCGAACAGCTTCTGGAGTGGCTGCGTTCCGGCGACACGCCCGGGCAGGTCGACGGCGTCACGGAGATCTGGGACCGGCCGCGCGGCGGCTACTCCGGCTTCGCCATTCGATGA
- a CDS encoding VOC family protein, translating into MNADNRNLLARGRVATRLPAQDLDRARRFYSEQLGLEPADERPGGLLYRCGGAEFVLFRSTGVSPGTFTQMALEVDDIKAAVAELKERGVVFEEVDAPGFRTRDGIAEVDGNYPSKGARGERGAWFRDSEGNLLGIGQPVF; encoded by the coding sequence ATGAACGCAGACAACAGGAACCTCCTCGCCCGGGGACGCGTGGCGACCAGGCTTCCCGCCCAGGACCTCGACCGTGCGCGGCGTTTCTACTCCGAGCAGCTCGGTCTGGAGCCCGCCGACGAACGGCCCGGCGGGCTGCTGTACCGGTGCGGAGGGGCGGAGTTCGTCCTGTTCCGCTCGACGGGAGTCTCTCCGGGCACCTTCACCCAGATGGCGCTCGAGGTCGACGACATCAAGGCGGCCGTGGCCGAACTCAAGGAGCGCGGCGTGGTGTTCGAGGAGGTCGACGCCCCTGGATTCCGGACGAGGGACGGCATCGCCGAGGTCGACGGGAACTACCCGAGCAAGGGTGCGCGCGGCGAGCGCGGCGCATGGTTCCGGGACAGCGAGGGGAACCTGCTGGGCATCGGTCAGCCGGTCTTCTGA
- a CDS encoding CAP domain-containing protein, translated as MAMGAVAVASTVLPSPGGAAGTQYSDVQAGGPPDQSSKPNVPAPEGGSTEPGGNGGPEGGNVPPDTSRPGGGNQDPGQTQPGEPGAGNGQGGGETGSGTGDGSTGNGQGNGNGGSNGNGGGKGNGNSGGSSGSAGGSSDTLSPTEKAEADVLALVNDEREDAGCKPVKASKQLAELAGDFSRSMAIEGFFSHLGPDGSSPWDRAEDLGILDLGGENIARGQESAEDVVDDWMRSPSHRANILNCEYRTMGVGEYVDEDGPWWTQDFGY; from the coding sequence ATGGCAATGGGTGCGGTGGCCGTCGCCTCCACAGTGCTTCCCAGCCCGGGAGGCGCCGCTGGTACGCAGTACAGCGATGTGCAGGCCGGCGGTCCCCCCGACCAGTCGTCGAAGCCCAACGTGCCCGCACCCGAAGGCGGTTCGACCGAGCCGGGCGGCAACGGCGGCCCGGAGGGCGGCAACGTACCTCCGGACACCTCCCGGCCCGGCGGCGGAAACCAGGACCCCGGTCAGACCCAGCCGGGGGAGCCCGGCGCCGGCAACGGTCAGGGCGGCGGCGAGACGGGCAGCGGCACCGGCGACGGTTCGACCGGGAACGGCCAGGGCAACGGCAACGGCGGCTCCAACGGGAACGGCGGGGGCAAGGGGAACGGCAACAGCGGGGGTTCCAGCGGCTCCGCGGGCGGTTCGTCAGACACCCTGAGCCCGACCGAGAAGGCCGAGGCCGACGTTCTCGCGCTGGTGAACGACGAGCGCGAGGACGCGGGCTGCAAGCCGGTCAAGGCCAGCAAGCAACTCGCGGAACTGGCCGGGGACTTCAGCCGGAGCATGGCGATCGAGGGCTTCTTCAGCCACCTCGGCCCCGACGGCTCGAGCCCCTGGGACCGCGCCGAGGACCTCGGCATCCTGGACCTGGGCGGCGAGAACATCGCCCGCGGCCAGGAGAGCGCCGAGGACGTGGTGGACGACTGGATGCGCAGCCCCTCCCACCGGGCGAACATCCTCAACTGCGAATACCGCACGATGGGCGTCGGCGAGTACGTGGACGAAGACGGCCCCTGGTGGACGCAGGACTTCGGGTACTGA